Proteins encoded in a region of the Streptomyces sp. NBC_01298 genome:
- a CDS encoding cytochrome P450 codes for METATTYEVSETSGTSTFDERPDVTCLVDGGAYRDGNPFAVWQWMRENEPVLWHEPGVFPGFWSLTRYEEIKEVLRDAGTFSSSSGILLRPLAQGEDPGSDRTLALSDAPRHTLLRDAVAGWFAPRRLRLLSESLAARAHEIVRKAVAAGRIDFVADVAAKLPIEVVCTFLGIPDADRPAIVEWSTDAFCAGTAAERSIAHLQILDYFSDLAERRRADPGDDLVSVLAAVRHEGELLSLEEVVLNCDNLLVGGTENVRLALSGAMLALLQHPEQRALLQRDFDAVVDTATDEMLRWTSSATHIVRRATRDVVLGGRPIAAGELVVCWLPSANRDAEHFPDPDVFDLRRTPNRHLALGAGPHYCVGAQLAKLEMRAVLRELFAQLSDVELDGAPEHLDSIVVNGLRSLPLHLTPAAPHGDRGVRASGGL; via the coding sequence ATGGAGACCGCGACGACCTACGAGGTGTCAGAGACATCCGGAACGAGCACCTTCGACGAACGCCCCGACGTCACCTGCCTCGTCGACGGCGGCGCCTACCGCGACGGCAATCCTTTCGCGGTGTGGCAGTGGATGCGCGAGAACGAGCCGGTGTTGTGGCACGAGCCCGGGGTCTTCCCCGGGTTCTGGTCGCTGACCCGGTACGAGGAGATCAAGGAGGTGCTGCGGGACGCGGGGACGTTCAGTTCCTCGTCCGGCATCCTGCTGCGGCCGCTGGCCCAGGGCGAGGACCCGGGGAGCGACCGGACCCTGGCCCTCTCCGACGCGCCGCGCCACACCCTGCTCCGCGATGCCGTCGCGGGCTGGTTCGCGCCGCGCAGGCTGCGGCTGCTCTCCGAATCCCTCGCCGCCCGTGCACACGAGATCGTCCGGAAGGCCGTGGCCGCGGGGCGGATCGACTTCGTCGCCGATGTGGCGGCGAAGCTGCCGATCGAGGTGGTCTGCACGTTCCTCGGCATTCCCGACGCGGACCGGCCGGCCATCGTGGAATGGTCGACGGACGCCTTCTGCGCGGGCACCGCGGCCGAGCGCAGCATCGCCCACCTGCAGATCCTGGACTATTTCAGCGACCTCGCCGAGCGGCGCCGTGCCGACCCCGGCGACGACCTGGTGAGCGTACTCGCCGCGGTGCGCCACGAGGGCGAGTTGCTCTCCCTGGAGGAGGTGGTGCTCAACTGCGACAACCTGCTGGTCGGCGGGACGGAGAACGTACGCCTGGCCCTGTCGGGCGCCATGCTCGCACTGCTGCAGCACCCGGAGCAACGGGCCCTGCTCCAGCGTGACTTCGACGCCGTCGTGGACACCGCGACGGACGAGATGCTGCGATGGACCTCCAGCGCCACGCACATCGTGCGGCGGGCCACCCGGGACGTGGTGCTCGGCGGGCGGCCGATCGCCGCCGGCGAGCTGGTGGTGTGCTGGCTCCCCTCGGCCAATCGGGATGCGGAGCACTTCCCCGACCCCGATGTCTTCGACCTCCGCCGCACCCCGAACCGGCACCTGGCCCTGGGGGCCGGGCCCCACTACTGCGTCGGCGCGCAGCTGGCCAAGCTGGAGATGCGGGCCGTACTGCGGGAGCTCTTCGCGCAGCTGAGCGACGTGGAGCTGGACGGAGCCCCGGAGCATCTCGACTCGATCGTCGTCAACGGGCTGCGAAGCCTGCCGCTGCACCTGACCCCGGCCGCGCCGCACGGGGACCGTGGCGTTCGCGCATCCGGCGGCCTCTGA
- a CDS encoding thioesterase II family protein translates to MSSSTTSLRRLSSDSVTGPAVLCFPHAAGCASFFRPWRDLLPDARVHAVQYPGREDRIADAAPSGLAALAESVAGEILRGEQRYSVLFGHSMGAYVAFEVAHRLRSAGVHVPSLIVSSAAAPGLRSPVPFEDAGEVLAHLERNEPLSEEIRQDEGLLDLILGYAAQDLRLVAQYAQYPGKRIGSRLTAVVGEDDTPDMRNGFASWQDHTDGAFTPVVTAGGHFYLRTDPPLALIRAELGRSLVQSGGLV, encoded by the coding sequence ATGTCTTCCTCGACCACGTCCCTCAGAAGGCTCTCGTCCGACTCCGTCACCGGACCTGCCGTGCTGTGCTTCCCGCACGCGGCGGGCTGCGCCTCCTTCTTCCGCCCCTGGCGGGACCTGCTGCCCGATGCCCGGGTCCACGCCGTGCAGTACCCCGGCCGCGAGGACCGGATCGCAGACGCCGCGCCGTCCGGCCTGGCCGCGCTCGCGGAGTCGGTGGCCGGGGAGATCCTCCGCGGGGAGCAGCGCTACTCCGTCCTGTTCGGCCACAGCATGGGCGCGTACGTGGCCTTCGAGGTCGCCCACCGGCTGCGGTCCGCCGGAGTGCACGTCCCTTCGCTCATCGTCTCCTCGGCCGCCGCGCCGGGGCTGCGCTCGCCGGTGCCCTTCGAGGACGCCGGGGAGGTACTGGCCCACCTCGAACGGAACGAGCCGTTGAGCGAGGAGATCCGTCAGGACGAGGGGCTACTCGACCTGATCCTCGGCTACGCGGCGCAGGACCTGCGGCTCGTCGCCCAGTACGCGCAGTACCCGGGAAAGCGGATCGGGTCACGCCTGACGGCCGTGGTGGGAGAGGACGACACCCCGGACATGCGGAACGGATTCGCCTCCTGGCAGGACCACACGGACGGCGCGTTCACGCCCGTGGTCACGGCGGGCGGTCACTTCTACCTGCGCACCGATCCGCCGCTCGCCCTGATCCGGGCGGAACTCGGCCGGTCCCTCGTGCAGAGCGGCGGGCTCGTCTGA
- a CDS encoding amino acid adenylation domain-containing protein, protein MTILQFGEVSAGPPLPAPVARVCDLVRELADLHPDSAAVVCGDDTVTYRQLTDRARAVAHALDGDEGPGGSPRIGIRAHRTADTVVHALGIALSGRSFVFVDAQAPERALEHVRSSAGVALVVDPRTGTAHRSRAAGPTARSAPGGPSLDDEAYVLYTSGSSGLPKGVSVSQRNLASSTAARLAVYEPFGTPVFLLLSPFRFDSSVAGVWGTLAAGGTLVVAREGERRDPQALLALIARHGVTHLLTVPTFYAELLHALGQIDADRAGAASLRVAICAGEALAQSVIDRHFAMLPGVALANEYGPTECTVWSTYRMYDRPGRSTIGFPIPGTAVRLLDDRLRPVPAGEVGQIALSGPGVAAGYVGDPQQTHAKFVTLRNADGTDARAYLTGDLGRWSDRDGIEFAGRLDNEVKIRGVRVTIEAMEQAITQDPGVRAAAVVHDTEASLCTAFVVLRTEGAADTASLRGRVAEALGGEVAPDRFRFVDSLPRTAHDKTDRAALLESARAARPAAGPTTDGLATDDLAARIARAWSEILGIGADAIGGGDFFTLGGNSLSVLRLTRALGKIADRPIGVKDVYHCATVERQVELLSRP, encoded by the coding sequence ATGACGATTCTTCAGTTCGGCGAGGTTTCGGCCGGGCCGCCGCTGCCCGCGCCAGTGGCACGCGTATGCGATCTGGTCCGGGAACTGGCGGACCTGCACCCGGACAGCGCGGCCGTCGTATGCGGCGACGACACCGTCACCTACCGGCAGTTGACGGACCGGGCCCGCGCCGTCGCGCACGCCCTGGACGGTGACGAGGGGCCCGGCGGTTCCCCCCGGATCGGCATCCGCGCCCATCGCACGGCGGACACCGTCGTCCACGCCCTCGGCATCGCCCTCAGCGGGCGCTCCTTCGTCTTCGTCGACGCGCAGGCGCCCGAGCGTGCCCTGGAGCACGTCCGGTCATCGGCGGGGGTCGCCCTCGTCGTCGACCCGCGCACCGGGACCGCGCACAGGAGCAGGGCGGCCGGCCCCACCGCGCGGTCCGCGCCCGGGGGGCCGTCGCTCGACGACGAGGCGTACGTGCTCTACACCTCGGGCAGCAGCGGCCTTCCGAAGGGGGTGTCGGTCTCCCAGCGCAATCTGGCGAGCTCGACCGCCGCGCGCCTCGCGGTGTACGAACCCTTCGGCACCCCGGTCTTCCTGCTGCTCTCCCCCTTCCGCTTCGACTCCTCCGTGGCCGGGGTGTGGGGCACCCTCGCGGCGGGCGGCACGCTGGTCGTGGCCCGCGAGGGCGAGCGGCGCGATCCCCAGGCCCTGCTGGCCCTCATCGCCAGGCACGGCGTCACGCATCTGCTGACCGTGCCGACCTTCTACGCGGAGCTCCTGCACGCGCTCGGCCAGATCGACGCCGACCGCGCCGGGGCCGCCTCGCTGCGGGTGGCGATCTGCGCCGGTGAAGCGCTCGCCCAGAGCGTCATCGACCGCCACTTCGCGATGCTGCCGGGCGTCGCGCTCGCCAACGAGTACGGTCCCACCGAGTGCACCGTCTGGTCCACGTACCGGATGTACGACCGGCCCGGCCGCTCGACCATCGGGTTCCCGATCCCCGGGACCGCGGTGCGCCTGCTCGACGACCGGCTGCGTCCCGTTCCGGCCGGCGAGGTGGGGCAGATCGCGCTCTCCGGGCCGGGTGTCGCGGCCGGGTACGTCGGTGATCCGCAGCAGACGCACGCGAAGTTCGTCACCCTGCGGAACGCGGACGGTACGGACGCGCGGGCCTACCTCACCGGCGACCTCGGCCGCTGGTCGGACCGGGACGGCATCGAGTTCGCGGGCCGCCTCGACAACGAGGTGAAGATCCGCGGGGTGCGCGTCACGATCGAGGCGATGGAGCAGGCGATCACCCAGGACCCCGGCGTGCGGGCGGCCGCGGTCGTCCACGACACCGAGGCCTCGCTCTGCACCGCCTTCGTCGTCCTGCGGACCGAGGGCGCGGCCGACACCGCCTCGCTGCGCGGCCGGGTGGCCGAAGCGCTCGGCGGCGAGGTCGCCCCGGACCGCTTCCGCTTCGTCGACTCGCTCCCCCGGACGGCGCACGACAAGACCGACCGGGCAGCGCTGCTGGAGAGCGCCCGGGCGGCCCGGCCCGCGGCCGGCCCCACCACCGACGGCCTCGCCACCGACGACCTCGCCGCACGGATCGCGCGGGCCTGGTCCGAGATCCTCGGCATCGGCGCGGACGCGATCGGCGGAGGCGACTTCTTCACCCTCGGGGGGAACTCCCTTTCGGTGCTCCGGCTGACCCGTGCGCTCGGCAAGATCGCCGACAGGCCGATCGGGGTGAAGGACGTGTACCACTGCGCCACCGTCGAGCGGCAAGTGGAGCTCCTGTCCCGGCCCTGA
- a CDS encoding pyridoxal-phosphate dependent enzyme: MYKSFAERLSEPDLIDLGDGVYVLRFEVMKVTSVYAAVKQLLDTGVISPGQTLVDSSSGIYGHALALVCRALGLKAHVFASVAVDAAIRTQLKYLGATYTQVPSSDDPGLQHDQETRVRLVHEYMKAHPDAYWMQQYHDDVHYVGYESVAGTLVKELGSAGITVVGGVGTGASTSAMSRYLRAASPDVRIVGIQPFGSRSFGSDKIPLDGFIVAGIGSGIRFGNIDYSAYDEIHWINFDVSAAGCRHLLATTGVFAGLSSGAGWQIARHLRANDPDGGPIVFLSADPGHRYVERVFPPDGPVETDPEYAPRLIDDLADMTGPWSAMHWDRRPYGVEDDLPAYVPAS, encoded by the coding sequence GTGTACAAGTCATTCGCCGAGCGACTGTCCGAGCCCGATCTCATCGACTTGGGGGACGGAGTCTACGTTCTGAGGTTCGAGGTGATGAAGGTGACCTCGGTGTACGCGGCGGTCAAGCAGCTGCTCGACACCGGAGTGATCAGTCCCGGCCAGACCTTGGTCGACAGCTCCAGCGGGATCTACGGCCATGCCCTGGCACTGGTCTGCCGTGCCCTCGGGCTCAAGGCCCATGTCTTCGCCTCGGTGGCGGTCGACGCGGCGATCCGAACGCAGCTCAAGTACCTCGGGGCCACCTACACGCAGGTCCCCTCCTCCGACGACCCCGGCCTCCAGCATGATCAGGAGACCCGGGTCCGGCTGGTCCATGAGTACATGAAGGCGCATCCGGACGCCTACTGGATGCAGCAGTACCACGACGACGTCCACTACGTCGGGTACGAGAGCGTCGCCGGTACCTTGGTCAAGGAACTCGGCTCGGCCGGGATCACCGTGGTCGGCGGGGTCGGCACGGGTGCCTCGACCAGCGCGATGAGCCGCTACCTGCGGGCCGCGTCCCCGGACGTGCGCATCGTCGGCATCCAGCCGTTCGGCAGCCGGTCCTTCGGCTCGGACAAGATCCCCCTCGACGGGTTCATCGTCGCGGGCATAGGCAGCGGCATCCGCTTCGGCAACATCGACTACAGCGCGTACGACGAGATCCACTGGATCAACTTCGACGTCTCCGCGGCCGGCTGCCGCCACCTTCTGGCCACCACCGGCGTCTTCGCCGGACTGTCCTCCGGCGCGGGCTGGCAGATCGCCCGCCACCTCCGGGCCAACGACCCCGACGGCGGGCCGATCGTCTTCCTGTCCGCCGACCCGGGCCACCGCTACGTCGAGCGCGTCTTCCCGCCCGACGGCCCGGTGGAGACGGACCCGGAGTACGCCCCGCGGCTCATCGACGACTTGGCGGACATGACCGGTCCCTGGAGCGCCATGCACTGGGACAGGCGCCCCTACGGCGTCGAGGACGACCTGCCGGCGTACGTGCCGGCGTCCTGA
- a CDS encoding ATP-grasp domain-containing protein codes for MPHVAVINYGPKSDYAAILAELTGTLHVYSHNELKNTEGFARYEFVKDCEFVPYAELMIRGSARDQPFTHLITDNEYDLERVARIREDLGIPGQSLASAVSFRDKAVMKEVAGRTVATARFARLTTIVDLTDFIAQTGYPVVVKPVKQGGSRDISVLRDEEELIEFSRRHWREDLMAEEFIEGPMYHVDAVLAPGYRFVASSRYLRSCLGVFSGQNNGSVQLHPEDKFAARLEEFFDRVLEAFDVPEVSAYHLEVFHTPDDRLVLCEIASRVGGDRIPALTRATYGVDLHASWLRQSCALPVDQPPAGPPALVHGSVSILPQGRPVKAPGRPPFEWVHHYEVNEQLAPGAVTQNSTSHLCFVIVSGADAAEVEQRLLETEAWLMANLEEVPGA; via the coding sequence ATGCCCCATGTCGCCGTCATCAACTACGGCCCCAAGAGCGACTACGCCGCCATCCTCGCGGAACTGACCGGCACCCTGCACGTGTACAGCCACAACGAGCTGAAGAACACCGAGGGATTCGCCCGGTACGAATTCGTCAAGGACTGCGAGTTCGTCCCGTATGCGGAACTGATGATCCGCGGGTCCGCCCGCGACCAGCCGTTCACGCACCTCATCACCGACAACGAGTACGACCTCGAAAGGGTCGCCCGGATACGGGAGGACCTCGGCATCCCCGGCCAGTCGCTGGCCAGCGCGGTGTCCTTCCGCGACAAGGCGGTGATGAAGGAGGTCGCCGGCCGCACCGTCGCCACCGCCCGGTTCGCCCGGCTGACGACGATCGTCGACCTGACCGACTTCATCGCGCAGACCGGCTACCCGGTCGTCGTCAAGCCCGTCAAGCAGGGCGGCTCGCGCGACATCTCGGTGCTGCGCGACGAGGAAGAGCTGATCGAGTTCAGCCGGCGGCACTGGCGCGAGGACCTGATGGCCGAGGAGTTCATCGAGGGTCCGATGTACCACGTGGACGCCGTGCTGGCCCCGGGCTACCGGTTCGTGGCCTCCTCCCGCTACCTGCGCAGCTGCCTCGGCGTCTTCTCCGGGCAGAACAACGGCTCCGTGCAGCTCCACCCGGAGGACAAGTTCGCCGCCCGGCTGGAGGAGTTCTTCGACCGCGTGCTCGAGGCGTTCGATGTGCCGGAGGTCAGCGCGTACCACCTCGAGGTCTTCCACACGCCCGACGACCGGCTGGTGCTCTGCGAGATCGCCTCCCGGGTCGGCGGCGACCGCATCCCGGCGCTCACCCGTGCCACCTACGGTGTCGACCTGCACGCCAGCTGGCTGCGCCAGTCGTGCGCGCTGCCCGTAGACCAGCCGCCGGCCGGACCCCCGGCCCTGGTCCACGGCTCCGTCTCCATCCTGCCGCAGGGCCGCCCGGTGAAGGCGCCCGGTCGCCCGCCGTTCGAGTGGGTGCACCATTACGAGGTCAACGAGCAGCTGGCACCCGGCGCGGTGACCCAGAACAGCACCTCGCACCTGTGCTTCGTGATCGTGAGCGGCGCGGACGCCGCCGAGGTGGAACAGCGGCTGCTGGAGACCGAGGCCTGGCTGATGGCGAACCTGGAAGAAGTGCCGGGCGCATGA
- a CDS encoding MFS transporter: MGRALLLAVLLTGLTTFMFLPLLAVQLTAQGLKADRVGILVGLLAFCGQGFSLVSGLIVDRFGTKAVLTSGFALRIAGYLLLGLGFTGESPLAPLVAGIVAIGIGGSLLGLSIKTLLVRQDSVSPREMLALRSTFVNLGVVVGPALGAVVYPIGFRYILGACVASHLSLGLWLALRLPRQVQVQVQVQVPVAMPAPVAGGPKPAPAGDDDEAPGAPEPGPTPWARWQWVPLFGIGVAFWAIYSQLNVVLPIAATELTGSAAAISVVFTLNGALVVLFQYTLLRHVFRSAATRSLLVIGFLAFAFGYALLVAFGGWTALLAFVLPITLAEMLIAPSLDEQAIEAASPQRTGLALGTMSAAGALGSLLGSGMGGYLMQSFRGDGTLWVVISCLSAVAAASCYLLPKGRTQHA; this comes from the coding sequence GTGGGACGTGCCTTGCTCCTCGCGGTGCTTCTCACCGGCCTGACGACCTTCATGTTCCTGCCGCTGCTGGCCGTCCAGCTGACCGCGCAGGGACTGAAGGCCGACCGGGTCGGGATCCTCGTCGGCCTGCTCGCCTTCTGCGGTCAAGGGTTCTCGCTGGTGAGCGGGCTGATCGTGGACCGGTTCGGTACCAAGGCCGTCCTGACGAGCGGCTTCGCCCTGCGCATCGCGGGGTATCTCCTGCTCGGGCTGGGCTTCACGGGTGAAAGCCCCCTGGCACCCCTGGTGGCCGGGATCGTGGCCATCGGCATCGGAGGATCCCTGCTCGGCCTCTCCATCAAGACCCTCCTGGTACGTCAGGACAGCGTGTCCCCGCGCGAGATGCTGGCGCTGCGCTCCACCTTCGTGAACCTGGGCGTGGTGGTCGGTCCGGCCCTGGGGGCGGTGGTCTACCCGATCGGTTTCCGCTACATTCTCGGCGCCTGCGTGGCCTCCCACCTGTCGCTGGGCCTGTGGCTGGCGCTGCGGCTGCCTCGCCAGGTGCAAGTGCAGGTACAGGTGCAGGTGCCCGTGGCGATGCCGGCACCGGTAGCCGGCGGGCCGAAGCCGGCCCCGGCGGGAGACGACGACGAGGCCCCCGGCGCCCCGGAGCCCGGGCCGACGCCGTGGGCGCGGTGGCAGTGGGTGCCACTGTTCGGGATCGGTGTGGCGTTCTGGGCGATCTACAGTCAGCTCAACGTCGTACTGCCCATCGCCGCCACGGAGTTGACCGGCAGCGCCGCGGCCATTTCCGTGGTCTTCACGCTCAACGGCGCACTGGTCGTCCTGTTCCAGTACACGCTGCTCCGGCACGTGTTCCGCAGCGCCGCCACCCGCAGCCTGCTGGTGATCGGCTTCCTGGCCTTCGCCTTCGGTTACGCGCTGCTGGTCGCCTTCGGCGGCTGGACCGCCCTGCTGGCCTTCGTCCTGCCCATCACCCTCGCCGAGATGCTCATCGCGCCGAGCCTCGACGAGCAGGCCATCGAGGCGGCCTCCCCGCAGCGCACCGGGCTGGCGCTCGGCACGATGAGCGCCGCCGGTGCCCTGGGCAGCCTGCTCGGCTCCGGGATGGGCGGGTACCTCATGCAGTCCTTCCGCGGCGACGGCACCCTCTGGGTGGTCATCAGCTGCCTGTCCGCCGTCGCCGCAGCCTCCTGTTACCTCCTGCCGAAAGGCCGTACGCAGCATGCGTGA